The Lacipirellula parvula genome window below encodes:
- a CDS encoding chemotaxis protein CheW produces MADDDLDLIAEFVAESRDHLSNIEGQFLEIEANGADIDVDLVNQVFRGIHSIKGAAGFLGLVTVNRLAHSLENVLGLMRTRELTPDSVKVDVMLRASDALAKLVNDPAASEGADIDQHVSQLDDIFAGAQLTLETVAVTTHVAVSAEEQRQLDMTAAVDFVEQAMFVEECEATLAPAPIVEMPAAQPITAPAKAANRSDECDQPAAPAANGATTAPAESSIRVQVGVLDSLMNLAGELVLGRNQLIQALNADGHAGIDAVASRLDQVTTELQEAIMRTRMQPIGAVFSKFPRVIRDLSAKLGKQCNIIMDGKEVDVDKTILEAIGDPLTHLVRNSIDHGVERPEVRTAAGKPAMGTIFLRAYHEAGKVRIDIADDGGGIHPEKLRAKAVEKGVVTAEQASRLSDRDAIRLIFHPGFSTAEKITDISGRGVGMDVVRTNIEKLGGAVDVDSRPGMGTTIQITLPLTLAIIPSLIIQCGDERFAIPQVNISELVRLRREEIGKRLDRVKSAEVLRLRGSLLPLVRLNNVLNPDGSTDGEAAWERATTHIVVVESGQQRFGIVVDALHDSEEIVVKPLGRHIKNVPCLSGATILGDGHVALILDVAGIAIHQQIRAAHEEAMASKGDDGAGVNADLQSVLLFTNHPKEHFAVSMDVVSRIERIRCDQIDAVGGQELVQYRQSSVPLLRLENIIATRPTDPQSWVYVIVFTIGAKEVGLVAPNLEDIRRVPTDVDTQTFQEVGVIGSLVINDRATRLVDLFKLAERVHPEWFADQPKPTSEPGKAPVVLLAEDSTFFRKQVKAMMEERGYTVIDCEDGQIAWNRLNEEKLEIDVVVTDIEMPNMNGFELCQRIKDSSGWGKVPVIALTSLAGASDMQRGMDVGIDDYQIKMDREKLLTALHNFTGAKAGANRRCLQSA; encoded by the coding sequence ATGGCCGACGACGATCTCGACCTGATTGCAGAATTTGTCGCCGAATCGCGCGATCATCTGAGCAACATTGAAGGCCAATTTCTCGAAATTGAAGCCAATGGGGCCGATATCGACGTCGACCTCGTGAACCAGGTCTTTCGAGGCATTCACTCCATCAAAGGCGCTGCGGGCTTCCTCGGCCTGGTGACCGTGAATCGGCTCGCCCACAGTCTGGAGAACGTCCTCGGCCTGATGCGTACCCGCGAGTTGACGCCCGACTCGGTGAAGGTCGACGTCATGCTCCGCGCGTCGGATGCCTTGGCGAAGCTCGTGAACGACCCCGCCGCGTCGGAAGGCGCCGACATCGATCAACACGTCAGCCAGCTCGACGATATCTTCGCCGGCGCTCAGTTGACGCTCGAAACCGTCGCCGTGACGACGCACGTCGCCGTCTCTGCCGAGGAGCAACGCCAACTCGATATGACAGCGGCGGTCGACTTCGTCGAGCAAGCGATGTTCGTCGAAGAGTGCGAAGCAACGCTGGCCCCGGCGCCGATCGTCGAAATGCCCGCCGCACAGCCAATCACTGCTCCGGCTAAAGCGGCTAATCGCTCCGACGAATGCGATCAGCCTGCGGCTCCTGCCGCGAACGGCGCAACGACGGCCCCCGCCGAATCGAGCATTCGCGTGCAGGTCGGCGTCCTCGACAGCCTGATGAATCTGGCCGGCGAGTTGGTGCTCGGTCGCAATCAGTTGATTCAAGCCTTGAACGCCGACGGACACGCCGGCATCGATGCGGTCGCCTCGCGGCTCGACCAGGTGACGACGGAACTCCAAGAAGCGATCATGCGGACTCGCATGCAGCCGATCGGCGCCGTCTTCAGCAAGTTCCCTCGCGTCATCCGCGACCTGAGCGCGAAGCTCGGCAAGCAATGCAATATCATCATGGACGGCAAAGAGGTCGACGTCGACAAGACGATCCTCGAAGCCATCGGCGATCCGCTGACGCATCTCGTGCGCAACTCGATCGATCACGGCGTCGAGCGGCCTGAAGTTCGCACCGCGGCCGGCAAACCGGCAATGGGGACGATCTTCCTGCGGGCGTACCACGAGGCGGGCAAAGTTCGCATCGACATCGCCGACGACGGCGGCGGCATTCATCCGGAAAAGCTGCGGGCGAAAGCTGTTGAGAAGGGAGTCGTCACCGCTGAACAAGCCTCGCGGCTGAGCGATCGCGATGCGATTCGCTTGATTTTCCACCCGGGCTTCTCGACGGCTGAGAAGATCACCGATATCAGCGGCCGCGGCGTCGGCATGGACGTTGTCCGCACGAACATCGAAAAGCTCGGCGGCGCCGTCGACGTCGATTCCCGCCCCGGCATGGGCACGACGATCCAAATCACGCTGCCGCTCACGCTGGCGATCATCCCGTCGCTGATCATTCAGTGCGGCGACGAACGGTTCGCTATTCCGCAGGTCAATATCTCGGAACTGGTGCGTCTCCGTCGCGAAGAGATTGGTAAACGGCTCGATCGCGTCAAATCGGCTGAAGTGCTGCGGCTCCGCGGCTCGCTGCTGCCGCTGGTGCGTCTGAACAACGTCCTGAACCCCGACGGCTCGACCGACGGCGAAGCGGCCTGGGAACGGGCGACGACGCACATCGTCGTCGTCGAATCGGGTCAACAGCGGTTCGGCATCGTCGTCGACGCCTTGCATGATTCCGAAGAAATCGTCGTGAAGCCCCTCGGCCGGCACATCAAGAACGTGCCGTGCCTCTCGGGCGCGACGATCCTTGGCGACGGGCATGTGGCGTTGATTCTCGACGTGGCGGGCATCGCCATCCATCAGCAAATTCGCGCTGCTCACGAAGAGGCGATGGCGAGCAAGGGAGACGACGGCGCCGGCGTCAACGCCGACTTGCAATCGGTCCTCCTGTTCACGAACCACCCGAAGGAACACTTCGCCGTTTCGATGGACGTCGTCTCGCGGATCGAGCGGATTCGCTGCGACCAGATCGACGCCGTTGGCGGTCAGGAACTGGTGCAGTACCGCCAATCGAGCGTGCCGCTGCTCCGCTTGGAAAACATCATCGCCACGCGACCGACCGATCCCCAAAGCTGGGTGTACGTCATCGTGTTTACCATCGGCGCGAAGGAAGTCGGCCTCGTGGCGCCGAATCTCGAAGACATTCGCCGCGTGCCGACCGACGTCGACACCCAGACGTTCCAAGAAGTCGGCGTCATCGGCTCGCTGGTGATCAACGACCGGGCGACGCGCTTGGTCGATCTGTTCAAGCTGGCCGAACGCGTCCACCCCGAGTGGTTCGCCGACCAGCCGAAGCCGACGAGCGAGCCAGGCAAGGCGCCGGTCGTGCTGCTCGCCGAAGACTCGACGTTCTTCCGCAAGCAAGTGAAGGCGATGATGGAAGAGCGCGGCTACACCGTCATCGATTGCGAAGACGGTCAGATCGCTTGGAATCGCTTGAACGAAGAGAAACTCGAGATCGACGTCGTCGTCACCGACATCGAGATGCCGAACATGAACGGCTTCGAGCTCTGCCAACGGATCAAGGATTCCTCGGGATGGGGGAAGGTGCCGGTGATCGCCCTGACCTCGCTCGCCGGCGCCTCGGACATGCAACGCGGCATGGACGTCGGCATCGACGATTACCAAATCAAGATGGATCGCGAGAAGTTGTTGACCGCGCTCCATAACTTTACCGGCGCGAAGGCGGGCGCCAATCGCCGCTGCCTGCAATCCGCCTAG
- a CDS encoding chemotaxis protein CheX, protein MKAEHINPFLSAAVDVFSTMLNCQLQRGPLALGTNFQPAHEISGVITLSGKASGTVVFSVEREVALCVAEQMLGERPESLNAEVADAIGEVTNMIAGRAKAGLEHLEMRLGLPRVVVGRNHAIDFGSVLRKISIPYVCPWGELTVDVGLLERVEETSGSEIRFNFANA, encoded by the coding sequence GTGAAAGCCGAGCACATCAATCCGTTCCTCAGCGCAGCCGTGGACGTCTTCTCCACGATGCTGAACTGCCAACTGCAGCGCGGTCCGCTCGCGCTGGGGACGAACTTTCAGCCGGCGCACGAAATTAGCGGAGTGATTACCCTCTCGGGGAAGGCCAGCGGCACAGTGGTTTTCAGCGTCGAACGCGAGGTCGCGCTCTGCGTGGCGGAACAAATGCTCGGTGAGCGGCCCGAGTCGCTCAACGCCGAAGTCGCCGACGCCATCGGCGAAGTGACGAACATGATCGCCGGTCGCGCGAAAGCGGGGCTTGAGCACTTGGAGATGCGGCTCGGCCTGCCGCGCGTCGTCGTTGGCAGGAACCACGCGATCGACTTCGGCAGCGTGCTGCGGAAGATCAGCATCCCGTACGTCTGCCCGTGGGGCGAGCTGACGGTCGACGTGGGACTGCTCGAGCGGGTTGAAGAGACGAGCGGTTCGGAGATCCGGTTCAACTTTGCGAACGCGTAG